In the Bifidobacterium catenulatum PV20-2 genome, one interval contains:
- a CDS encoding type 1 glutamine amidotransferase encodes MTQSQVLILQHVPWERPGRILDSLDDLGLQYQIINVAKQKKPDLPDFGEVSGVVIMGGPMGALDYDKYPGLKAEAKLARAAVSVGKPVLGVCLGHQIIATALGAKLKSGDAPEIGFAPIKRIDKHDYFSMWNKTVDVLHWHNDVVSLPEGAQPLARSEKTKVQAFRFGSALGMQFHLEVTPTLLEEWLDESSMVKDLKAAGGSKSQLREAFAEYNPQLQPLADQVFSSFAARCNSYGQNLAQAQQG; translated from the coding sequence ATGACGCAATCGCAGGTGCTGATTTTGCAACACGTTCCGTGGGAGAGACCGGGACGCATTTTAGACAGTCTGGATGATTTGGGACTGCAGTATCAAATCATCAATGTCGCCAAGCAGAAGAAACCGGATTTGCCTGATTTTGGCGAGGTTTCCGGCGTGGTGATCATGGGCGGGCCGATGGGCGCACTCGACTACGACAAGTATCCGGGATTAAAGGCCGAGGCCAAGCTCGCGCGGGCTGCAGTCAGTGTGGGCAAGCCGGTGTTGGGCGTGTGCCTGGGGCATCAGATCATCGCCACCGCGCTGGGGGCGAAGCTGAAGTCGGGAGATGCTCCAGAAATCGGCTTCGCGCCGATCAAGCGCATCGACAAGCATGATTATTTCTCGATGTGGAACAAAACCGTGGATGTGCTGCACTGGCATAACGACGTGGTGTCGTTGCCGGAGGGCGCGCAGCCATTGGCGCGATCCGAGAAAACCAAGGTGCAGGCGTTCCGTTTTGGTTCCGCCCTGGGCATGCAGTTCCACTTGGAGGTTACCCCTACTCTGTTGGAGGAGTGGCTTGACGAGTCAAGCATGGTCAAGGATCTCAAGGCTGCCGGCGGGTCGAAATCGCAGTTGCGCGAGGCGTTCGCCGAATATAATCCGCAGTTGCAGCCGCTTGCGGATCAGGTGTTTTCGAGTTTTGCCGCTCGTTGTAATTCGTATGGGCAGAATTTGGCTCAGGCGCAGCAGGGCTGA